The sequence GGTCTGGAAGCTGTAGAAGTTCCAATCACTCATGTTACAAATGGCGTTCATGCAACAACATGGATCTCAAAAGAATTACAGGATTTGTTCTCAAATTATTTAGGCAAAGATTGGCATGAAAAAATTGATGATCCAGATTTATGGAAAAAAATCGACAATATTCCTGATGAAGAATTATGGAATGTAAGAAAAGGATTAAAGAAAAAACTTATTGAATTTATCCACGAAAGAACAAAGCTGCAAAGAATGAGACATGGTGAAACTGTAGAACAATTAGAAGAAATCGATAAAATATTGAATCCTGATGCTTTAACAATAGGTTTTGCAAGACGATTTGCTACATATAAAAGAGCAACTCTTATATTTAAAGATTTAGATAGATTAAAGAAAATACTAAATAATCCAGAAAGACCTGTTCAACTTATTTTTGCTGGAAAAGCTCACCCCGCTGACAAACCGGGACAAGAATTAATTAAACGAATTTATGAAATTTCAAGAATGCCTGAATTTAAAGATAAAATTGTCTTTATAGAAAATTATGATATGAATGTAGCAAGACATTTAGTTGCCGGAGTTGATATATGGCTAAATAACCCAAGAAGACCCAGAGAAGCCAGCGGAACAAGCGGTCAAAAGGCTGGTATGAATGGCTCTCCAAACTTCAGTGTATTAGATGGTTGGTGGGTTGAAGGATATAATGGGAAAAACGGATGGGCAATTGGAGACGAAAGAGATTATATAGATCTTGAATTACAAGATAAAATAGATAGTGTATCTATATATAATACATTAGAAAAAGAAATCGTTCCATTATATTATGATCATAACGAAGAATTAGGAGTATCAAGAGAATGGATAAAAATAATGAAAGAATCTATAATTTCTGTAACCTCATTCTTTAATACCCATAGAATGCTCAAAGAATACACACAAAAATTATATATGACTGCAGCAGAATTAGGAGAAAAGTTCATTAAAAATGATTTTTCTATAGCCAGAAAATTCTCAAGCTGGGTAGAAATATTAGAAAGAAATTGGGACAGTATTAAAATTAAAGTATTATCAAATGTAAAAGAAGACGTTACATATACAACAGAAGGCAAAATAGAAGTAAAGGCCGAAGTGTATTTACCCGGAATTGGACCTGATTCGATATTAACCCAGATAGTTCTGGCTAAATTAGAAAATAATAAGGTAGTGTCTTTAAAATCATTTGATATGAAATTAAATAAAGAAGTTAATAAAGATACATATTTATTTGAAGGTGAATTTGAGGTCGATGAAAGAGGTCAATATGGCTGGAATGTTAGAGTTATACCTTTTAACCCAATAATGCCTTATCAACATTATTTAATTGGATTTGTAAAATACCCACAATAAAAAAAGAGATCTCTTTAATCTCTAAAATATATAGTTTTAAAGTTTTTTTGTGTTTTCAAGAATTTGGAAAGAATAAAAAAATACCGCGAAAGCGGTATTTTTTTATTAGATTAAAATTTATTTTTAAAATTGATAAAAATATGATATAATTACAAATGTATAATAAATAATAAGGGGGAATTAAAATGAAAGATGGTATTCTTGGCATTTTAAATTATGCATTAGCAAAAGAAATTGAAGGAAAAAACTTTTACAAAAGCAAATTAGACAATATTTCAAATCTTCAATTAAAAGAAATTTTTTCTATGCTGGTAGAAATGGAACAAGGACATGCTGAATATATAAAAAAACTAATAAAAAAATATGAAGATGAAAAAAATTTAGACGTAGAATTCGAAGAAGATGATGAGAACTTATTTCAAATAAGAGAAAAAAAAGAAATCACAGGCGGTAAAATAGAAGAAATGACTTTAGACTTATCTGTTGTTAAAATGGCATATTTAATCGAAGATGATTTTATGAATTTTTATAAAAATGCTGCTGAAAAAGTTGAAAACAATGATGCAAAAAAATTATTTGAAAAATTATCCAAATGGGAAGAAACTCACCGAGATATACTATACAATATATACAGGGATCTTTCCAATGACTATTGGACTGAAATGAATTTTACACCATTATATTAATAATAAAGGAATGGACTTTCCATTCCTTTATTATTTTCCATAAAAAAATATTTATTAATAGCGAGGTGAGATAGTGAAAACCTTAGGTGAAATATTAATATCTAAAAATCCAATAAGTGAAATTGTTATGGGAAATCATGCGCTTGTTAGAGCAATGCTTGAATCCGGCGTAAAAGTAGTAACTTCTTATCCAGGTTCTCCTACACCAGAAATTGCAGAAGGTATAAGAAGTATTCCAAAAGATAAAAATCCAATGTATTTTGAATTTTCTGTAAATGAAAAAGTTGCAACTGAAGTTGCTTTTGGTGCTTCAATGAACGGACATTTATCTACTGTCTTTTTTAAAAGTGTGGGATTAAACGTAGCTGCTGATTCTTTTGTTCAGCTTGGACTATTTGATTTAATCGGAGGTATGATTATAGTTTTAGGCGACGATCCTGGTGCAAATTCCTCACAAAACGAACAGGATAACAGGCATTTTTCAAAACTTTCATATATTCCTATGTTTGAACCAAATTCGCCAAAAGAAGTATACGAAATGTTCAAAGAGGCTGCTAAAATATCCAAAGATTTACACATGCCAATAATTTTAAGATTAACAACTCATGTGTGTCATGCAAAAGAAAAAATAAATTTCGATAAATTAATTATAGAGGAATATGATTACTCACCAAAATTCGATAATTTCAATGCTCCACATATTCCAATTGCTGCCAAAGCACTCGACATGAAAAGAAAGGCCCTAAAAAGACTGGATATATTTAAAAACATAACACAAAATTCCAGATTCAACGAATATATCGATAATGGAAATAAAAATAAAGGAATAATTGTAACTGGATTACCCTATCTATCATTACTTGATGTTTTAGAATACTCAAAAGAAAAGATTGATATTTTAAAAATTGGGATTGTAAATCCTCTACCTGAAAAAATAATAATAGATTTTCTGAAAACTCATAAAGAAGTAAAAATATTAGAAGAATTGGATGACATTATGGAGAAAGATATAAAATCGTTAGCTTTCGATCATAAAATAGATGTAAAAATTATAGGAAAACTTGATATCGAAGATTGGATTGGGGAATATAAACCTGATAAGGTGTATGAAATATTAAGAAAAACATGGCCGGAAATATTAGAAAAAATAGACATCAACATTCCAGAAATAAAATTAAATCCAAGACCTCCACAACTATGTCCAGGATGTGGTCATAGGTCAGCATTTCATGCAATAAAATATGCCTTAAAAGATACGGATATTACAGTTGCAGATATAGGATGCCATACATTGGGATTTTTAGAACCGTATAATATGGGTCAGGTTTTATTATCAATGGGTCATTCCACTTCCACTGGTGCGGGTTTATCATTATTTAATAAAACCAGGAATGTCGTTGCATTTTTAGGTGATTCAACATTATTTCATGCCGGAATACCTGGTATAGTAAATGCCATATTCAATAATCATAATTTAACTTTAATAATAATGGAAAACGGAACTACAGCAATGACAGGACATCAAGACTTACCATCAATAGGAAAAAATTTTAACGGCCCCTCAGAAGCAATTCCTATAAAAAAGTTACTCGAAAGCTTAGGGGTAAAATTTATTAAAGAAGTAGATACATACAATCAAAAAAAATTAAGAGAATATGTAATAGAAGCTTTAAATACAGATGGATTTAAAGTTATTATAGCAAAACATCCCTGCATGTTAAAACTAACACGCGAACAAAGAAAAAAGGGAATATTTAAAAACAACAAAGTCGAAGTCACAAGTAAATGTGATCATCAATATATATGTATAAGTGATTTTGGATGTCCTGCATATCAAATAACCCCTAAAGGAGATGTATGGGTACAGGAAGATTTATGTATAGGCGATGGTTCATGTATACAAACTTGCCCCACAAATGCTTTAAGCTTTAAAATTGTATCAAAAGGGGGGGATAAACAATGAAAATATTCAATATTTACTTAATAGGTGTTGGCGGACAGGGTATTGGATTATTAAGCGAAGTGATAATAAGAGCAGCTGATAAAGCTAATTTGCCTGTAAAGGGTGTTGATACTCACGGATTAGCCCAAAGAGGGGGAACAGTATCTTCTAATATACGGATTGGAAATGTTAATTCTCCATTAATTATGAAAAATCAAGCAGATTTAGTAGTAGCTTTAGAACGACATGAAACATTAAGAGGTATGAATGATTATTCAAAAAATAATTCTACAGTCATTTATTATGACACAGTTTGGCAACCTTTGGATGTAAGATTAAGAAAAAACAAAGAAATTAATAATGACGTATTATTAAAAGCAGCTAACAAAAGAAATATTAATTTAATAAAAGTATATATCGATGATTTAAACGATGCAAGAATGCAAAATATGGCTGTTTTAGCAACAATGGCTAAATATAATTTAATTCCAAACGTACAAAAAAATCACTACATTGCAGCTATAAAAGATTTATTAACAGGAAATATTTTAAAAAATAATATTGAATTATTTGAAAAAATTTATGAAATTTAGGAGCCGTAATCGGCTCCTTTTTTATGCAATTGAAGAAACACGAGTTCTTTTCTTTGATTTAAACAACTCTTGAACTTCTCTATCAAAAATTATTTTTATATAATTTTCTAGTTCATCAATAGAATTTAAATTTAAGATTTCATTTTCTGTAATTTTATTTTCCAACCCTATTAGTTCTAATAAAAATTTATTTTGCTCTGAATTAAACAAAAAAGTTTTAAAATAATGCCTTTTATTCTCATACCATTGTATTAACTCTTGTGTTTTTATCATCATATTACCCCCTTTTAGTGTTTTGAGAATTTTTATAATCTACTATTTTGTATCTTGATTTTATGTTACTACAAATAAATCAAAAATACAATTAAGAAAAGGTAAAAAACAGGTAACAACTCTACTATCAGGTAGAAAATGGTGTATAATATATATATACAATAAAGGCGAGGTGAAATAATGTCAAATCTTATAGGCAAAAGAATTGAACTTTTAAGAAAAAGAAAAGGCCTATCGAGAGAAAAATTGGGATATATTATAGGTATAGCAGGTAATAGTGTATATAGAATTGAATCTGGTATGAATTTACCATCTGCAGAAGTTATAATTGAATTAGCAAAATACTTTAATGTATCTACAGATTATATACTTGGTCTTGATACAGAATCGGATGAAGAAAACATAGTAAAGGTACAGATGAAAAAAATTCCGGTATATGAAAAAGTCGCTGCTGGACGTTCCGGTATAGCAGAACCGATAGATTATCCTATTGATGAAATATACATTCCAGTAGGTTCAAAAGGAGAGTTTGCAGTTGAAGTTATTGGAGATAGTATGGAACCAGAAATAAAAGAAGGCGACTATGTTATTATCGACCCTAATGCATATGTAGAATCTGGAAATAGAGTAGTTGCATTAATAAACGATGGTGCAGATGCGCTTGTAAAAGTTTATAGAAAAGCAATGGAAGGTCCTGCTATGCTTTACAGTTTAAATCAAAAATACGAACCTATAATCTTAACAGAAGATTTAAAGTGGGAAATTATCGGTAAGGTTGTTAGTCTATATAGAAGATATTAAAAAGATATTTATTTCCACTTTATAAAACCAGCCATCAAATTACGATGGCTGGTTTAGTATTTAATTTATTATTGTACTAATATCTTTTACATAATCTCTAATACTTAATTCTCTTGAATACAAAGATAATACCATATTTTCAATAGCTAAAATATATCTTTGTCTTTTCTTAACAATTTGTGGGTCAAATTTCCCAGCTAATAACATATAAAAGTTTTGAAAATCTAAGAAGAAATATTTAAGAAACATTATTTTGTAATAATTACTATTAATCAGCTATCCTCAATTTACACAGAATTTTAGATAGTCCCGAGTTTTAGTTTTTTTCCTCAATATATTTAGCCTCTTTTCCAACAAAAACAATTATATACTTTTTCATCGTTTCATTTTTTGGGTTTAATTCATATGATTTTTTGTATTTTTCTATTTGTTCTTTTGCTTCTTTTACTTTCCTTTTTAATTTTTCTTCTGTGTATTCTTTTTGTTTTATATATTTTACTTCTATTATCGCTTCATATGGTACTTCTTCGTATCTTTTGAACATTGCTATGTCTATATATCCATTTTCTACTGGATATTCCATTTTTACCATTGCATATGGCGTTAGTATTAGATAACTATACATTATTGCTTTTATGTATTTTTCATCTAATCCCATGAATATTCTGTTGTCCATTTTGCTCAATAGGTTTTCTATTTCTTTGGCAAAGCTTTTTATTTCTCCATCTGATAGTATTTTTCTTACTGCTATTTCTATTGGCTCTGGGTCTATGTATTCTGTTAGTTTTTCTTCTATGTATTCTGTGAAGTATTCTGAGAATATTTTTTTCATTGAGTAATTTGGTATTTTTAGATATGTTATTATTCCTTTTTTTTCAAATGTCATGAACCCAAGATAGAATAATAATGATTTTATGTCTTTTATTTCTATCCTTTTTCCTGGATTAAACATTGTTGTGAGTTCTGTTAATTCTGTTTTTCCTGTTAATAGTATTTCATTTAACAGTTCTCCTATTATTCTTTTTGATGTTGTTTTTTCTCTTTCTTCTTTGGTTTCTTCTTTGTCTATTTTTACTCCAAGTAATTCACCAAGACTAAATAGATTCTGTACTTTTTTGTAATCACTCATTATGTTATCATCTATTATTTTTTCTGGTGGTTTTTTTTCTGAAAAATATTCTGTTATAAAATAAAATACCATATCTGGATTATATACTTTTTCTTTTGCGTTTATGTTGAATATATATCCATTATAATTTTCTTGCATTTCTTTTAATAATTTTTCTGAATATATGTCATAATATTCCAATAATTCTTTTACTTCTTCTTCTTTGAATCCGAGCATTTCGTTGAATTTTATATCTATTGTTTTATTTTTAGTTATATTAAATCCACTGGTTAATGAGTCCAGCATTATTGGACTTACTCCTGTCATAAATAGTCTTTCTATTATGGTCTGTGTCCCTTTTTTTATTTCTTCATAGAATTTCCTTACAAATCCATGTTTTGTTACGCTGTCTTTGAATAAATCAAGGTTAAAACTCAATAATTCATTTGCAAAGTGATCATATTCGTCTATTAGTAAGTATATCGGTTTGTCTAATATATCTATTGCATTATTCAAAAAAGCTCTAAGTATATCTGCTGGTTCTGTATATTCCTTTTCTATTTTTAATTTTACTTTATATCTATTGTTGAAATTTTCAAGCGAAACTATAATGTTATTTTTAAAACTATTTATTAATACTTCTTTATTTTCTGTTTGTATTCCAGAAAAATTCATTTTTAAAATATAATAACTGTTTTTTAATGACGTTGGATTTTTTCCTATGTATAAGTTTTTAAATAATTCTTCAAATTTCTCTGCATAATTGATATCATAATACTTTGCAAGTGTATCTAAGAACAATGTTTTTCCAAATTTCCTCGGTCTTAAAAACACTATATTTTTTTCATTTAATGATTCTAATTTTTCTATATATTTTGTTCTATCTATGTAATAATAATTTTGTTTTATTAATCTTTCAAAATTCTGTTCTCCATATGGTATTTTCTTTTTCATCTGTTCCACCTCCAGTGGAATTATATCATATTCTATTTTCTTTTTTCATCAATTGCAGATGGTAAAATAATAAAGAACAAAAAGAAAAAGATTTTCTATTAAAAAATATAACCCCAATAAGAGTGAATTAATTGTTATATATTGCCAATATGCAAAAACAACATCAGCTCGAATACGTATTCACCCCTTACAAGATTTGGACAAAAAATAAGAAAGTGATATCA is a genomic window of Marinitoga sp. 1197 containing:
- a CDS encoding 2-oxoacid:acceptor oxidoreductase family protein, whose amino-acid sequence is MKIFNIYLIGVGGQGIGLLSEVIIRAADKANLPVKGVDTHGLAQRGGTVSSNIRIGNVNSPLIMKNQADLVVALERHETLRGMNDYSKNNSTVIYYDTVWQPLDVRLRKNKEINNDVLLKAANKRNINLIKVYIDDLNDARMQNMAVLATMAKYNLIPNVQKNHYIAAIKDLLTGNILKNNIELFEKIYEI
- a CDS encoding thiamine pyrophosphate-dependent enzyme; its protein translation is MKTLGEILISKNPISEIVMGNHALVRAMLESGVKVVTSYPGSPTPEIAEGIRSIPKDKNPMYFEFSVNEKVATEVAFGASMNGHLSTVFFKSVGLNVAADSFVQLGLFDLIGGMIIVLGDDPGANSSQNEQDNRHFSKLSYIPMFEPNSPKEVYEMFKEAAKISKDLHMPIILRLTTHVCHAKEKINFDKLIIEEYDYSPKFDNFNAPHIPIAAKALDMKRKALKRLDIFKNITQNSRFNEYIDNGNKNKGIIVTGLPYLSLLDVLEYSKEKIDILKIGIVNPLPEKIIIDFLKTHKEVKILEELDDIMEKDIKSLAFDHKIDVKIIGKLDIEDWIGEYKPDKVYEILRKTWPEILEKIDINIPEIKLNPRPPQLCPGCGHRSAFHAIKYALKDTDITVADIGCHTLGFLEPYNMGQVLLSMGHSTSTGAGLSLFNKTRNVVAFLGDSTLFHAGIPGIVNAIFNNHNLTLIIMENGTTAMTGHQDLPSIGKNFNGPSEAIPIKKLLESLGVKFIKEVDTYNQKKLREYVIEALNTDGFKVIIAKHPCMLKLTREQRKKGIFKNNKVEVTSKCDHQYICISDFGCPAYQITPKGDVWVQEDLCIGDGSCIQTCPTNALSFKIVSKGGDKQ
- a CDS encoding ferritin-like domain-containing protein is translated as MKDGILGILNYALAKEIEGKNFYKSKLDNISNLQLKEIFSMLVEMEQGHAEYIKKLIKKYEDEKNLDVEFEEDDENLFQIREKKEITGGKIEEMTLDLSVVKMAYLIEDDFMNFYKNAAEKVENNDAKKLFEKLSKWEETHRDILYNIYRDLSNDYWTEMNFTPLY
- a CDS encoding AAA family ATPase — translated: MKKKIPYGEQNFERLIKQNYYYIDRTKYIEKLESLNEKNIVFLRPRKFGKTLFLDTLAKYYDINYAEKFEELFKNLYIGKNPTSLKNSYYILKMNFSGIQTENKEVLINSFKNNIIVSLENFNNRYKVKLKIEKEYTEPADILRAFLNNAIDILDKPIYLLIDEYDHFANELLSFNLDLFKDSVTKHGFVRKFYEEIKKGTQTIIERLFMTGVSPIMLDSLTSGFNITKNKTIDIKFNEMLGFKEEEVKELLEYYDIYSEKLLKEMQENYNGYIFNINAKEKVYNPDMVFYFITEYFSEKKPPEKIIDDNIMSDYKKVQNLFSLGELLGVKIDKEETKEEREKTTSKRIIGELLNEILLTGKTELTELTTMFNPGKRIEIKDIKSLLFYLGFMTFEKKGIITYLKIPNYSMKKIFSEYFTEYIEEKLTEYIDPEPIEIAVRKILSDGEIKSFAKEIENLLSKMDNRIFMGLDEKYIKAIMYSYLILTPYAMVKMEYPVENGYIDIAMFKRYEEVPYEAIIEVKYIKQKEYTEEKLKRKVKEAKEQIEKYKKSYELNPKNETMKKYIIVFVGKEAKYIEEKN
- a CDS encoding LexA family protein; this encodes MSNLIGKRIELLRKRKGLSREKLGYIIGIAGNSVYRIESGMNLPSAEVIIELAKYFNVSTDYILGLDTESDEENIVKVQMKKIPVYEKVAAGRSGIAEPIDYPIDEIYIPVGSKGEFAVEVIGDSMEPEIKEGDYVIIDPNAYVESGNRVVALINDGADALVKVYRKAMEGPAMLYSLNQKYEPIILTEDLKWEIIGKVVSLYRRY
- a CDS encoding transposase, yielding MLLAGKFDPQIVKKRQRYILAIENMVLSLYSRELSIRDYVKDISTIIN
- the glgP gene encoding alpha-glucan family phosphorylase, whose product is MEFISKINVLPKIPEKLSRLPELSKNLWWTWNYDAQEIFERIDEKLWVEVNRNPVLFLKKVSQKKLNEAAENKAIISLYSQVIEKFNTYMKAENTWFKSTHREYKGGEFAYFCAEYGLHESFPNYSGGLGVLAGDHLKSSSDLGIPLVAVGLLYKQGYFEQRINSEGWQEAIFNPYDFDNFPVIPAKDKENNDIYITVEMENRKVYAKVWKLQVGRINLIYLDTDIPQNDPEDRMITYQLYGGDQEMRIRQEMLLGIGGVRALRAIGYNPSVWHMNEGHSAFLGLERIREFVQEKGLSFREAVQAAKASAVFTTHTPVPAGHDAFPFYLMDKYFKNYWPQLKASRREFLDLGAEIRPDGSELFSMTTLALNLSSRANGVSKLHGEVSRDLAKDIWKGLEAVEVPITHVTNGVHATTWISKELQDLFSNYLGKDWHEKIDDPDLWKKIDNIPDEELWNVRKGLKKKLIEFIHERTKLQRMRHGETVEQLEEIDKILNPDALTIGFARRFATYKRATLIFKDLDRLKKILNNPERPVQLIFAGKAHPADKPGQELIKRIYEISRMPEFKDKIVFIENYDMNVARHLVAGVDIWLNNPRRPREASGTSGQKAGMNGSPNFSVLDGWWVEGYNGKNGWAIGDERDYIDLELQDKIDSVSIYNTLEKEIVPLYYDHNEELGVSREWIKIMKESIISVTSFFNTHRMLKEYTQKLYMTAAELGEKFIKNDFSIARKFSSWVEILERNWDSIKIKVLSNVKEDVTYTTEGKIEVKAEVYLPGIGPDSILTQIVLAKLENNKVVSLKSFDMKLNKEVNKDTYLFEGEFEVDERGQYGWNVRVIPFNPIMPYQHYLIGFVKYPQ